catacattttaggagattttgatccatcccatccattgcatgatcccaatgcTTGTGTACaccatatgctccccatgaataaaATTGCTATTGTTGTGCCACATACTTGATCTAATTTGTGTCTCCATCATAatatacataacaactattctttcatgatggatgacatgttcttgtaccaggcatcaaatttctttgagcggtgcttatcttgtgctaactctcACATGCACATaaacatcatgatggatgatgtgtacatttaccacgcacGCAATTTCTTCATTTTGTGTCaattttgtgtaggtacccatgaatacttgtcaacttCACAATCCCGTGAGTTGAAAAAATGAGCTCAAGAGAGCAATGATGATTTCGGATCCCGTGGATTGTTTTCCACACCATTCCCTTTGCGCAAAAACTTtgcgcatttcttctacatggccctcacatggttatgggttattgtccaCTATATATCCTTTTACCATTTTTTTCATgctcactttgcatgatatgctcattcctaTGCTTTTGCCATGCATTtatgacccatgctttgcattacacatgatgctTGATTCtcatacttgtatgtgtatttgcaagcttggtggagatatttcTTGTTGTTGCCATGTTTGCTTTGtaccccatgcctatgatgatacttTGACCATGATTTGCTTTCGTGCTTGTGATATGTCATGCGCATTGTCTATGCCTATTATTTTCTCACACGACAttattgccatgatttcctctagtatgttgcatctttgCACTACTAGTTTGCACGACATGATTACTATACTTGCTTTGTGTAGTGCATCACCcatgattcatacttgctcatttcATGTGGTTAATAGACACTATTACCATGCTTTGCATGTGATTgctattgcttcttgtcatatgTCTCCATATATTGCCtctctcatgctagatgatttgccatgtattgagtgcaacaatgattatagtcttgctaatgagattgcccccatagcattctcgcaTATATTTGGAGATTTAGACATAATTCTTGTGAAGCATCCTTGCCTTCCATTTTTGCACCATATGCCTAGTGCCATGAATATAACCATTTGTTGCATCATATCATTCATGCACTTTTGCtcctaatggttatgtgcaagagaagagaaccatcatgatggatgatgtgtttatctaccatgcacaTACGCTCTTTTCTTTGTTGTGTGTATGTGTAGGATCTTTCGACTTCATGTCAACTTCCACTTCACGTGGGTTGACAATTCGATCCTTGAGAGCGAACCACCTTCGATCACGATGCTTCTATATCGTACTTGCTTGTGCTTCAGCATTGTGAAGGACGCACAAGGACATGCTTTCAAGATGGTATCCTTCTCTTTTGAGAACCCCCAAACCATGAGAATGAATATTGTGGATCATACTTTATCTTTTGCTTGCACCTTAACATATTGCACACATGctagagatcttgcttcgacttaTCATTGCCACATTGTCATGCCTCCTGACATATATACCtcgtgtgttgcatccaattcttagATTACTTGTTCCtatcatatgtttggttgcagcaatgtcatttcttcacatgtgccatgtcccattgattgctacatgcttgccttgattgcctcacacatgatgaacaattgctctttctattgtgttgagtgccacactatcTTCACTACACCATATGCacgttatgcttggattgtcttgcacttgatccatgtgtttagacacttcattttatttggtgttgtgaatgattcatATGCATACCATAGACCATTTGTTAAGCGCTTTATGCATCTCTGCTATGACCTTGAGGTAGATGGTTGTCCACTTGACACACATATTTGCAGCTCTACCTCACATTTGCATGCTTGTTTCCATGATGTCCTTGATTTTGCTCACATGCCATATTacaatcctttgtcacaccatatgctatggttgatgatgacacttgttgggtgaatcacctcttgaatctTTAGTTTTTCCCTAatgctaaccacatttgtttttccaagtgtttgttgtccttgctccttttgaaggaacCACAAGATGGTGCGATATATTGGAGAGTGCCCTTTTCGAGCGTCAAGATGACGAATGCTTGGTGATCTTCCCCTTCTACAAGGCGACTAtatctttcccatggtgatttagtttttgatccgaggtcagatctttctcggggggagatgatgcggagcatcctacgaacATCACCATGTCCAGAGCCCGTTTGGCAAGTGACatgtgcgacatctacttcacatacataaaggtgaatcatctcctttacacgtgctcacttgacccctttgaggatggtatactacttgacaccaCTCTCGTGTGCATGCATAAGTATTGTCGGAGTTTcacggacgaggaggaggagtgcaagcgccaaggatcacctacaccatccgcgagggaagcgtgGAAGAGAAGACGGAAGAAATGGAGTTGCTGCAAGCTACAGCCACCGGACGTTCGGACGCCACCAAACATCTGGTACCTGATGCAGAAGACCTAGCCAGAAGAACAGTAGACGAAGACGATATAGCGGTCGGACGATCGACGACTACCGGACGTCGGTAGTCCAAGCGTCCGGACGTCCGACGCCCACCAGAAATCCGGTGCCACCTGTACAGAACCAAAACATCAAAAGTCTGACACCCTGCGAACGTCCGGACCCCCGCTAGCCACCTGACGACCGACGTCCCTCGGACGTCCAATGCCTGTATGTGCGCAGCCGGGCCTTTGGCCTTGTATCTCTCTCCCGCTTACCCGTTCGTGGcctagactataaatagaccccCCTCCTCTTTTCGAGGGTTAGCAAATATGATAGCTCATTtgtatgtgagctttgctcctacctacctctactcttgagagagagacagagagaccaCTCTATTGGAGTTGAAGACCTCCTTTGGAGAAGAGCCCATAGGGGAATCAAGACCCCGTCATGGGAAGATCCTTCTAGGGTTCAAGACCTCAACTCCTCtaaggattgggatgaactagttacctcttgtatcttcttgtgttggatttggacctttgtatctctctttgtgtgtTTGGATCTAGCAGATGTGTGATTGGAtcaagtcaatttgagtgtttcctcttgttttttcccttgtgttcttcgtgttcttcgggAATCCCCCTCCAAATCGTTAAAGATCATCccttagggttccaccctacatcccAGTAGCTCTTACAGACATACACGAATAGTTTGTATGCAAACTTTTGTAGCCTGTTGGACACAATGTAAGAGAAGCAAAGAATTCAACTCAAAGCTGAGACAAAATGCACCATACAAGTGCAGAATCAACTATTAAGAAGaaactacccccccccccccccccccccccccccgccgcgtACACAGAACAAATGGAAGAGGGAAAAGAGGAGGCAGAAGAGATACTAGAAGATTTCTACACATATCGTAGTCAAACGATGACGAGAACCAAATATCTAAAACGCAGAACATCGTAGGGGATCTAGACAGGAAATTATGGCCTCAGGCACGTCACTAAGAGCTCGGGTAGAGGTGAAAATGCCAAAGGGATCAACGGAGGGGTGCGGGAGAGGTCTTTTGTGGTGGCCAGCTGCAGGTCATTGCCTCCTCCAGCTGAAGGTCAATGCCTCCTCCAGCTGAAGGTCAATGCCTCCTCCAGCTGCAGGAAAGCATCCAACCTGTGCGCATGTTAGTGGTCATCAACAAGGGAAGGGCGGTGAAGGATCTCGCTAGATCCGGTGACCCCGACGTGGTCCGGGAGGTGATGTGGCATTTCACCGGTTGGGGTCGGGCCTGTGGTGCGTCGGCGGTTGGGGGCGGGGTGGCCACGACAACAATGGCGGGGCGGGCGGCCATGGCAACGGTAGAGGTGGCTGGGGCGGGGCGACCGTCGCAGCGGTGGCCGACGATGGGGCCGGGCGACCTCGGAGGCGCCGGCTGGGGGAGGTGCAGCGGTGGTGTCGCCGGGTGATGGTGGGTGTCTTGTTTGGATCGGGGAggccggcggcgcggtggagggAGGCCGGCAGCTCGGTGGAGGGAGCCTGGCGGCGCGATGGaggcgagggagggggaggcgggGGGAAGCGGATGGATCGAGGGGACTCACCCCTGTTTCCTTCCTTTTTTCTCTATCGTGACGGTTCTGACTGGATTCGGGAGCATCACGTCACGCCTATATAGGATTAGAATAGTGCTACtctatacatacatacatacaataCATACATATATAGATGCATATATAGATACATACACATATATCTATACCTACTTATAAAGGGAGGTGATATTCTTGGTTTCGTCTGGCTTCGTTTGGTCCCGCTTTAATCTCTACTACTGTTAAAAGAGCAAACATTATCTTTCCTAAACCCACGTCGTCAAATGTACACAGAACAAGATGGATCAATTAGATCCTCATGATCAAAATCACTCATTTATATCTAACCGTCAGATAACAATTAACCCTCATCGAAAAGTACGTCTAGCAATTCGAGGGAGCAGATGAAAACTCTGCCATCCACCTGCAGCCAGCATCCCGGCCGCCAACCTGCCTCCCGCCTCGGGCGGACCTGCCTCTCCCTGTCCCTCGCTTCCCCAATTCCTAGTGGTCCAAACCCCAGACCCTCACGCCCGCCGCCAGAAACCAGCCGCCACCTGACTTCAAATCCTCCAGGGCCCCGAGCGCCACCGCCTGACTTCAAATCCTCCACGCATCGCCGCCTGACTCCAGAGCCCTGCCGCACGCACTTCGACCGCGCGCCCGAGTGGACCACCGCCGAGGCCCTTGCGCTCGTCACCGCCGTGGACGACGACGGCTGGGCCCGCTCCGTCTCCGCCTTCCAGAAGTGGGCCATCGTCACGGAGAACATCGCCATCTCCGAGGCCAGAGGGTCACCCTCGAGGCGCAGGGGGAGGGAGGCCGGCGAGTGCAGGCAGAAGTGGGAGGCACTCGTGGCTGAGTACGGGGCTGTGCCGCGCAGGGAGGCACAGACCGATGGGAGGTACTGGCGCATGGGCGCCGCGTCCAGGAGGAAGACCGGGCTCCCTGCAGAGTTCGAGGCCGAGGTGTATGGCATCATGGACGCGCTGATCCGGGTCGATGAGGCGCTCCCTGGCGGCTCTCGGGTCGATGCTGCAgttgaagaagaggaggagaatAATGCTGTGGAAGAGGCGGATGATGACGGGAGTGAGGAGGAGATGCAGGTGGATCATGGAAATGTGAATGCTTCTGATGATTTGGGTACTGTTCTTCTCCCATTTTCTTTTGCATATTCACACACCTGATCTGATTCACATGTGGGTATGAATCGTCTAGATGTTTTCAGTTGGGTGATCGTGTGCACTGATTATGATATGTTGGCGATACTTATAATGGTGTATTAGTAGTAAAGCTTTGCAGCGAATGGCATATATTTTTGCAACGTGACTATGTCATATTTGGTAGGAATGATTTGGTCAGTGGAGCATTTTGCATCTGTACATGGTTCCATTATCCAAATGTAACAGCTACAGTGAAGGTGATCTGTAGGTGATTGATGCGAAAATGTCAGCACCAGAGTATTGGTGAACGCATGCCTACAGCCTGCTGTATAGAGGAGgcttatattttgtttttcctttttttggtgATATGGTAGAATTGCATCACTTTATCGTCGTGTCCACTCCCATGCCTGGTCTTCATACCTGCCTGGGCTAGCATATCATGGATTTTGTCATCATGACAATCCACAATCCTGTTTTGTTACTTCAGTCTGTAGGATTTCACATATTACCCGGTACGTCGAGGGAAAAGGCTATGCCAAGACTGTAAGAGGGATGTGAAGCCATTTGATTGAGATCTGATCCAACGGCGAATGGAATCCCGGCACCAATTAACATCTAGGAGTACAGATCTGTGCGTTGGTACATAATAATAAAATTGTATTACTGGCATGTTGCTATTTTGCTTATTTATGAACATCAAGCATTTATCTTATCATCTCATTATTTTGATGGAATGAGGTGCTATTTCATAATGTTCCTAA
The sequence above is a segment of the Aegilops tauschii subsp. strangulata cultivar AL8/78 chromosome 6, Aet v6.0, whole genome shotgun sequence genome. Coding sequences within it:
- the LOC109744787 gene encoding uncharacterized protein, with the translated sequence MKTLPSTCSQHPGRQPASRLGRTCLSLSLASPIPSGPNPRPSRPPPETSRHLTSNPPGPRAPPPDFKSSTHRRLTPEPCRTHFDRAPEWTTAEALALVTAVDDDGWARSVSAFQKWAIVTENIAISEARGSPSRRRGREAGECRQKWEALVAEYGAVPRREAQTDGRYWRMGAASRRKTGLPAEFEAEVYGIMDALIRVDEALPGGSRVDAAVEEEEENNAVEEADDDGSEEEMQVDHGNVNASDDLGQGRLR